A stretch of bacterium DNA encodes these proteins:
- a CDS encoding carbohydrate ABC transporter permease — translation MSARRVAVGGFLGIMLVFSLAPLYWMLVASLKGGKSQLISGNPWWPGAQFTLDNYAQVLRDPDFGRLILNTAMVTLATIAISLAASVLAALGLAYYRLRFSNAIALALFASYLLPQGVLFIPLAVMLSRLHLYGGMPALIVVYPTLVIPFGTWVLWVYFHRLPTDLFDHARAEGAGALRVLWDVVLPLSWPAVAAVALFGVAVVFNDYLYTFTLVSNHANMTLMADVGSNLLDIDDPGPTFAEILLGVGPVAFICALFADVYGKGLGAGVIE, via the coding sequence GTGAGCGCTCGCCGGGTGGCGGTGGGTGGATTCCTCGGGATCATGCTGGTCTTTTCGCTCGCCCCGCTCTACTGGATGCTGGTCGCCTCTTTGAAGGGCGGCAAATCCCAGCTGATCAGCGGCAATCCTTGGTGGCCGGGCGCTCAGTTTACCCTGGACAATTACGCGCAGGTGCTCCGGGATCCCGACTTCGGGCGGCTCATTCTCAACACGGCGATGGTAACCCTGGCGACGATCGCCATCAGCCTGGCCGCGAGCGTGCTCGCCGCCCTGGGCCTCGCCTACTACCGCTTGCGCTTCTCCAACGCGATCGCGCTCGCGCTGTTCGCCAGCTACCTCCTTCCCCAGGGAGTGCTCTTCATCCCACTGGCGGTGATGCTATCCCGGCTCCATCTGTATGGAGGCATGCCGGCGCTGATTGTTGTCTATCCGACGCTCGTCATCCCCTTTGGGACCTGGGTGCTCTGGGTCTACTTCCACCGGCTGCCCACGGATCTGTTCGACCATGCCCGGGCCGAGGGTGCAGGCGCGCTCCGCGTGCTGTGGGACGTGGTCCTGCCGCTCTCGTGGCCGGCCGTGGCCGCCGTGGCCCTGTTCGGCGTGGCCGTCGTCTTCAACGACTACCTCTACACGTTCACGCTCGTCTCGAACCACGCGAACATGACGCTCATGGCCGACGTGGGGAGCAACCTGCTCGACATCGACGATCCCGGCCCCACGTTCGCGGAAATCCTTCTCGGCGTGGGGCCGGTGGCTTTCATATGTGCCCTGTTCGCCGACGTCTACGGGAAAGGGCTGGGGGCGGGCGTCATCGAGTAG